A region from the Oceanidesulfovibrio marinus genome encodes:
- a CDS encoding tetratricopeptide repeat protein: protein MAPIRPETTATSGSLVQVLRAAILAVCIVSLMSLAACNSQEQNKPVLESARQAFLDGNYSEAERLYESYIQAEPQGDARWEAWNRLLDMALTVRNDRPRATSILDAMYLEFGDSGQRAFELLSRLAEIYEDMNNYGKAVEAWRKCLSLPGIDPAESARLHYRVARDHQAMKAYGQAVQELNLCIRDAQKPELAQQCRYTLAQNLIFMGRVEDAKKILRSIMANPEIADEDRALAAFLLADVLEDQEKFAEAIDILESIRLTYPNPLVVDTRLKHLKQMKQ, encoded by the coding sequence ATGGCACCAATTCGTCCGGAAACAACCGCCACGTCCGGTTCGCTTGTCCAGGTGCTCCGCGCCGCGATTCTCGCGGTGTGCATTGTCTCCCTGATGAGCCTTGCCGCATGCAATAGCCAGGAACAGAACAAGCCTGTTCTGGAAAGCGCACGCCAGGCCTTTCTGGACGGCAACTACAGCGAGGCCGAGCGGCTGTACGAGAGCTACATCCAGGCAGAGCCGCAGGGTGACGCGCGCTGGGAAGCGTGGAACCGGCTCTTGGATATGGCGTTGACCGTGCGCAACGACAGGCCACGCGCCACATCCATCCTGGACGCCATGTACCTGGAGTTCGGAGACTCGGGGCAGCGCGCCTTCGAGCTCCTCTCCCGGCTGGCCGAGATCTACGAGGATATGAACAACTACGGCAAGGCCGTGGAGGCGTGGCGCAAGTGCCTGAGCCTCCCGGGAATCGACCCTGCCGAATCGGCGCGGCTCCACTACCGCGTCGCGCGCGACCACCAGGCCATGAAGGCGTACGGACAGGCCGTGCAGGAGCTCAACCTCTGCATCCGCGATGCCCAGAAGCCGGAGCTGGCCCAGCAGTGCCGCTACACCCTGGCCCAGAACCTCATCTTCATGGGCCGCGTGGAGGACGCCAAGAAGATTCTCCGCTCCATCATGGCCAACCCCGAGATAGCCGACGAGGATCGCGCCCTTGCGGCATTCCTTCTTGCCGATGTTCTGGAAGACCAGGAAAAATTCGCAGAAGCTATAGACATTCTTGAATCAATTCGACTTACGTATCCCAATCCGCTTGTCGTCGACACACGCCTCAAACATCTCAAGCAGATGAAACAATAA
- a CDS encoding hybrid sensor histidine kinase/response regulator gives MLIDVLSDFYPDKDTLTVLIVEDSEVQRMAIRYVLERDTGTKYELIETAYGEKAVELYHEHDIDCVILDYLLPDFDGLEFMNRVRLKDGFIERPIIFITAEGDRAIVAQAMEMGATDYIDKHRYEKDNLLSRRVQEAIEKKRYEHIRRESDVFLRSLVNTIPLPLYYKNRDLKFVMCNDAFVRFCGRKREEILGKTAREIFPGAYAGEYEVHDKKVLETQESQQYEMPLMNGSGILREVVIQKAVYRDTRGTVKGIMGVFTDVTDMKRSRDELLKSKVEAEFANKSKTQFLANMSHEIRTPLNGVIGMLKLLRSTPVNAEQHEYLDVAVSSAEGLLDVVDDVIDVTSIESGKIVLQPVEFDLNNLVRTVMDSFSGNENIEYLDLSYEIEKGTPQIINTDEGALRQILFNLVGNAVKYTRRGSIRLYVHPILHGSGGPRILFSVADTGPGIDEDSLRYIFQAYFQVGSKVDEQNYRRHIKGTGLGLSIVKRLVQMLGGTIAVETEPGAGTTMHFCIPIELSDGTAAKPRVKEPEEAKSVGSLHILVAEDNTVNQLVLCRTLEKLGHRPAVAADGFEVLEQMRDKVFDLVLMDIQMPEMDGIEATRRIRAGGGNWNRKIPIVAVTAHAMKGDRERLLGQGMDDYMAKPVDIENLQEVLERVMLKEKG, from the coding sequence ATGCTCATCGATGTGTTATCTGATTTTTACCCGGACAAAGACACGCTGACTGTTCTGATCGTCGAGGACAGCGAAGTGCAGCGCATGGCCATTCGTTATGTCCTCGAAAGAGATACGGGGACGAAGTACGAGCTCATCGAGACCGCGTACGGCGAGAAGGCCGTCGAGCTCTACCACGAGCACGACATCGATTGCGTGATTCTCGACTATCTCCTCCCGGATTTTGACGGCCTCGAGTTCATGAACAGAGTCCGGCTGAAGGACGGTTTCATCGAGCGGCCCATTATCTTCATCACGGCCGAGGGCGACCGCGCCATCGTGGCCCAGGCCATGGAGATGGGAGCCACGGACTACATCGACAAGCACCGCTACGAGAAGGACAACCTGTTGTCGCGCAGGGTGCAGGAGGCCATCGAGAAAAAACGCTACGAGCACATACGCCGCGAGAGCGACGTGTTCCTGCGCTCCCTCGTCAACACCATCCCCCTGCCGTTGTACTACAAGAACAGGGATCTGAAGTTCGTCATGTGCAACGACGCCTTCGTCCGGTTCTGCGGCAGAAAGCGGGAGGAAATCCTCGGCAAAACAGCGCGCGAGATCTTTCCGGGCGCCTATGCCGGCGAGTACGAGGTGCACGACAAGAAGGTGCTGGAAACGCAGGAGTCCCAGCAGTACGAGATGCCGCTGATGAACGGCAGTGGCATCCTGCGTGAGGTAGTGATCCAAAAGGCTGTGTACCGGGATACACGCGGCACGGTGAAAGGCATCATGGGCGTGTTCACCGACGTCACCGACATGAAGCGGTCCCGCGACGAGCTGCTGAAGTCCAAGGTCGAGGCCGAGTTCGCCAACAAGTCCAAGACGCAGTTCCTGGCGAACATGAGCCATGAGATACGCACCCCCCTGAACGGCGTCATCGGCATGCTCAAGCTGCTGCGCTCCACCCCTGTGAACGCCGAGCAGCACGAGTACCTGGACGTGGCCGTCAGTTCGGCGGAAGGCCTGCTGGACGTCGTGGACGACGTCATCGACGTCACCAGCATCGAGTCCGGCAAGATCGTGCTCCAGCCCGTGGAGTTTGATCTGAACAACCTCGTGCGCACGGTGATGGACAGCTTCTCCGGGAACGAGAACATAGAGTATCTCGACCTGAGCTACGAGATCGAGAAGGGCACGCCGCAGATCATCAACACCGACGAAGGCGCGTTACGGCAGATTCTGTTCAATCTTGTGGGCAACGCCGTGAAGTACACACGGCGCGGCTCCATACGGCTGTACGTCCACCCCATCCTCCATGGATCCGGTGGACCGCGCATCCTGTTCAGCGTTGCGGACACCGGACCCGGCATCGATGAGGACTCGCTCCGTTATATTTTCCAGGCCTACTTCCAGGTAGGCTCGAAAGTGGATGAGCAGAACTACCGCCGGCATATCAAGGGCACCGGTCTTGGCCTCTCCATCGTCAAACGGCTGGTGCAGATGCTGGGCGGCACCATCGCCGTGGAGACCGAGCCGGGCGCCGGCACCACAATGCACTTCTGCATCCCCATCGAGCTTTCCGACGGAACGGCGGCCAAGCCGCGCGTGAAGGAGCCAGAGGAAGCCAAGAGCGTCGGCTCCTTGCATATTCTTGTGGCCGAAGACAACACGGTGAACCAGCTGGTGCTCTGCCGAACCCTGGAGAAGCTGGGCCACAGGCCTGCTGTGGCCGCGGACGGTTTCGAGGTGCTGGAGCAGATGCGGGACAAGGTGTTCGATCTCGTGCTCATGGACATCCAGATGCCGGAGATGGACGGGATTGAAGCCACACGGCGTATCCGCGCCGGCGGGGGCAACTGGAACCGTAAGATTCCGATTGTCGCCGTCACGGCCCACGCCATGAAGGGCGACCGCGAGCGTCTGCTCGGCCAAGGCATGGACGACTACATGGCCAAGCCGGTGGATATAGAGAACCTCCAGGAGGTCCTGGAGCGCGTGATGCTGAAAGAGAAGGGGTAG
- a CDS encoding radical SAM protein: MNSQDFRPAYLGLVESDGLAARAERALAALQECRLCPRNCGVDRTRGELGFCQVGRRVRVDSAAPHFGEESPLVGEHGSGAVFFAGCNLHCVFCQNYEISQCPASVAETTAQELADAMLALQQAGCGNINFVTPSHVVPQILEALVLAAKAGLNIPLVYNTSSYDALSTLELLDGVVDIYMPDAKFMSRDASSRFCAAPDYPDRAREAIAAMHAQVGDLVLDEKGRALRGVLVRHLVMPGDLASTREWMDFLASLSTNMYVNIMDQYRPCHMAGGIEELSRHLSGEEYSAALTSAHEAGIRRLDERNPARVLELMERFFKRRQ, encoded by the coding sequence ATGAATAGCCAGGATTTCCGGCCCGCATATCTGGGCCTTGTGGAAAGCGACGGGTTGGCAGCCCGGGCCGAAAGAGCCCTGGCCGCGCTGCAGGAGTGCCGTCTCTGCCCGCGCAACTGCGGCGTGGACCGCACCCGCGGCGAGCTCGGTTTCTGCCAGGTGGGCCGCCGGGTGCGGGTGGACTCCGCCGCTCCCCATTTCGGCGAGGAGTCGCCCCTGGTGGGCGAGCACGGCTCCGGCGCCGTCTTCTTCGCAGGCTGCAACCTGCACTGCGTCTTCTGCCAGAACTATGAGATCAGCCAATGTCCGGCCAGCGTGGCCGAGACCACGGCGCAGGAGCTGGCCGACGCCATGCTCGCCCTGCAGCAGGCAGGGTGCGGCAACATCAACTTCGTCACGCCCTCCCATGTGGTGCCGCAGATTCTCGAAGCCCTGGTCCTCGCGGCCAAAGCCGGTCTGAATATCCCTCTGGTGTACAACACCAGCTCCTACGACGCCCTGTCCACGCTGGAGCTGCTGGACGGCGTGGTGGACATCTACATGCCGGACGCCAAGTTCATGAGTCGTGACGCATCGTCCAGGTTCTGCGCCGCGCCGGATTATCCGGATCGCGCCAGGGAGGCCATCGCCGCCATGCACGCCCAGGTGGGCGACCTCGTGCTGGATGAGAAGGGCAGGGCATTGCGCGGCGTACTGGTGCGCCATCTGGTCATGCCCGGCGACCTCGCGTCCACGCGGGAATGGATGGACTTCCTCGCCTCCCTTTCCACAAATATGTACGTCAACATCATGGATCAGTACCGGCCCTGCCACATGGCCGGAGGGATCGAGGAGCTTTCGCGCCATCTATCCGGCGAGGAGTACTCCGCAGCCTTGACGTCGGCGCACGAGGCAGGGATAAGGAGGTTGGACGAGCGCAATCCGGCGCGAGTACTTGAGCTCATGGAGCGGTTCTTCAAACGCCGGCAGTGA
- a CDS encoding glutamine synthetase family protein encodes MENIPVFNCKNADDVLKAVKDYNVSFIQFWFVDILGTLKSFQITPSELENAFEEGMGFDGSSILGFTRIHESDMVAWPDPTTFQICSWRPLDRPVARVFCDVKNPDGTPYEADSRYIFKSILDKAAQKGYTAYFGPELEFFLFSSPTNPEILDVGGYFDAPPLDLANDVRRDIIFNLQAMGIAVEYSHHEVAPSQHEIDLRYADGLTMADTAITYKVIVKEIARKHGCYATFMPKPLFGENGSGMHVHQSLFKNGKNAFFDGSEKNSLSAEARAYISGLLKHAKEIVCVTNQWVNSYKRLVPGYEAPVYIAWAQRNRSALVRVPLYKPGKEAATRVELRNPDPAANPYLAFSVMLAAGLEGIEKGYDLQNPVEENIFDMGPADFAKHGIDALPGSLYEAAMELKNSELMKRVLGDHLHTNLVENKLIEWDQYRTHVSDFEIEKYLPVL; translated from the coding sequence ATGGAGAACATTCCCGTTTTTAACTGCAAGAACGCCGACGACGTGCTGAAAGCCGTCAAGGACTATAATGTCAGCTTCATCCAGTTCTGGTTCGTTGACATCCTGGGCACGCTGAAATCCTTCCAGATCACCCCGAGTGAGCTGGAAAACGCCTTTGAGGAAGGCATGGGCTTCGACGGTTCGTCCATCCTCGGCTTCACCCGCATCCATGAGTCCGACATGGTTGCCTGGCCGGATCCCACCACCTTCCAGATCTGCTCCTGGCGCCCGCTGGATCGTCCCGTCGCCCGCGTGTTCTGCGATGTGAAGAACCCCGACGGCACCCCCTACGAGGCTGACTCCCGCTACATCTTCAAGTCCATCCTCGATAAGGCCGCCCAGAAGGGCTACACCGCCTACTTCGGTCCCGAGCTCGAGTTCTTCCTGTTCTCCTCGCCCACCAACCCCGAGATCCTCGACGTCGGCGGCTACTTCGACGCTCCGCCGCTGGACCTGGCCAACGATGTCCGCCGCGACATCATCTTCAACCTCCAGGCCATGGGCATCGCGGTTGAGTACTCCCACCACGAGGTGGCTCCGTCCCAGCACGAGATCGACCTGCGTTATGCCGACGGCCTGACCATGGCCGACACCGCCATCACCTACAAGGTCATCGTCAAGGAAATCGCCCGCAAGCACGGCTGCTACGCCACCTTCATGCCCAAGCCCCTCTTCGGTGAAAACGGCTCCGGCATGCACGTGCACCAATCCCTGTTCAAGAACGGCAAGAACGCCTTCTTCGACGGCAGCGAGAAGAACAGCCTCTCCGCTGAAGCCCGCGCCTACATTTCCGGCCTGCTGAAGCACGCCAAGGAGATCGTCTGCGTGACCAACCAGTGGGTCAACTCCTACAAGCGCCTGGTGCCCGGCTACGAGGCCCCGGTGTACATTGCCTGGGCTCAGCGCAACCGCTCCGCCCTCGTGCGCGTGCCGCTGTACAAGCCCGGCAAGGAAGCCGCCACCCGCGTCGAGCTGCGCAACCCGGATCCGGCCGCCAACCCTTACCTCGCTTTCTCCGTCATGCTGGCCGCCGGCCTGGAAGGCATCGAGAAGGGCTACGATCTGCAGAACCCGGTCGAAGAGAACATCTTCGACATGGGCCCGGCGGATTTCGCCAAGCACGGCATCGATGCGCTCCCCGGCTCCCTGTACGAGGCCGCCATGGAGCTCAAGAACTCCGAGCTCATGAAGCGCGTCCTGGGCGACCATCTCCACACGAACCTCGTGGAGAACAAGCTCATCGAGTGGGATCAGTACCGCACCCACGTCTCTGACTTCGAAATCGAAAAGTACCTCCCTGTTCTGTAA
- a CDS encoding DUF3795 domain-containing protein, translating into MDVREAIAPCGLSCEKCLAMKGGSIQTAAAALLHGLRGFEKHAERFASMNPAFAHYEAFSEVAEFLASGSCTGCRTGTCLLGNCHVQRCVQEKGIGFCYECADFPCPDHGLPGRVGEVWKKANARMAEVGPEQFREETRDKPRY; encoded by the coding sequence ATGGACGTACGCGAGGCCATAGCCCCTTGCGGGCTTTCCTGCGAGAAATGTCTGGCCATGAAGGGCGGCAGCATCCAGACGGCGGCGGCCGCGCTGTTGCACGGCCTGCGTGGGTTCGAAAAGCACGCGGAGCGTTTCGCGTCCATGAACCCGGCCTTTGCCCATTATGAAGCCTTCAGCGAGGTGGCCGAGTTCCTGGCGTCCGGAAGCTGCACCGGCTGCCGCACGGGCACGTGCCTGCTGGGCAACTGCCACGTGCAACGCTGCGTGCAGGAGAAAGGGATAGGCTTTTGCTACGAGTGCGCGGACTTCCCCTGTCCGGACCACGGCCTGCCGGGCCGGGTGGGAGAGGTCTGGAAAAAGGCCAACGCGCGCATGGCCGAGGTGGGCCCGGAGCAGTTCAGGGAAGAGACAAGGGACAAGCCGCGATACTGA
- the mutY gene encoding A/G-specific adenine glycosylase has translation MSDLTPLQKTLLDWFEENRRDLPWRKRYDPYEVWISEVILQQTQMDRGVQYIERFLERFPTMESLAEADEEEVLKLWEGLGYYARARNLLLAARQMVAEHGGTFPEDVQTARALPGVGRYTAGAVLSQAYNQEEPIVDANVERVLSRLFDVDAPIKSSQAQSFLWETARSLIPKGRAREFNQAIMEFGNLICGKKPSCMLCPLTEQCEAHYLGIVDHRPVPAERRPAVPVEVASGVLVHKGYIFIQKRPEDGVWPGLWEFPGGNVEKGETPAECVVREFMEELEWDVETAEKIAIIRHGYTTFKVTLSAFLLRFKDEHEGWPEPVLHAATEGQWVSFAELGKYTFPAGHRKLIDMIARDMRYAWFV, from the coding sequence ATGTCCGATCTCACCCCCCTGCAAAAGACCCTGTTGGACTGGTTCGAAGAGAACCGACGCGACCTGCCCTGGCGCAAGCGCTACGACCCGTATGAAGTGTGGATCTCGGAGGTCATCCTCCAGCAGACCCAGATGGATCGCGGCGTGCAATATATCGAGCGATTCCTGGAGCGCTTCCCCACCATGGAGTCCCTGGCCGAGGCCGACGAGGAAGAGGTGCTGAAGCTCTGGGAAGGGCTGGGCTACTACGCCCGCGCCCGCAACCTGCTGCTGGCTGCACGACAGATGGTGGCGGAGCATGGAGGCACGTTCCCGGAGGACGTGCAAACTGCACGCGCCCTGCCCGGCGTGGGACGCTACACGGCCGGCGCCGTGCTCTCCCAGGCGTACAACCAGGAAGAACCCATCGTGGACGCCAACGTGGAGCGCGTGCTCTCCCGGCTGTTCGACGTGGATGCGCCCATCAAGTCCAGCCAGGCGCAGTCCTTTCTCTGGGAGACGGCGCGATCGCTCATCCCCAAGGGCCGCGCGCGGGAGTTCAACCAGGCGATCATGGAGTTCGGCAACCTGATCTGCGGCAAGAAGCCGTCGTGCATGCTCTGCCCGCTCACTGAGCAGTGCGAGGCGCACTACCTGGGCATTGTGGACCACCGCCCGGTGCCGGCCGAGCGCAGACCTGCCGTGCCCGTGGAGGTGGCCAGCGGCGTGCTGGTGCACAAGGGCTACATCTTTATCCAGAAGCGGCCGGAAGACGGCGTCTGGCCCGGCCTGTGGGAGTTTCCCGGCGGCAACGTGGAAAAGGGCGAGACCCCGGCCGAGTGCGTGGTGCGCGAGTTCATGGAGGAGCTGGAGTGGGACGTGGAGACGGCGGAGAAGATCGCCATCATCCGCCACGGCTACACGACCTTCAAGGTCACGCTCTCGGCGTTTCTGCTACGATTCAAAGACGAGCACGAAGGCTGGCCCGAGCCGGTGCTGCATGCGGCCACCGAGGGCCAATGGGTGAGCTTTGCCGAGCTGGGCAAGTATACGTTCCCGGCTGGCCACCGCAAGCTCATCGACATGATCGCGCGGGATATGCGCTACGCTTGGTTTGTCTAG
- a CDS encoding DUF362 domain-containing protein — MSLGFLSTPVPVALMHADGYRDVFLHETAAGMLEAIDGIPRSGARVLVKPNLLSAGNDGLVCTHPLVVRAVCLVLLEAGCKVTVGDSPGFGTASRVSRKIGLEKALADLGLSVITLGRPTPMHTSFGARIGVSRDALEQDCILNLPRLKAHKQMRISGALKNLFGVVVGVRKPLIHHLYGDKGERFESVFVEIADHLPPVTSLMDAVVSMHGTGPINGEPCPTSLLAASLSPVALDTAMYAMLGLTPARVPLWNEARRRRLPGSETADIAYPLAQPEDFDLSGFRAPAELSPQTFNPLRLAHGACRRVLARIM; from the coding sequence ATGAGCCTGGGATTCCTTTCCACGCCCGTCCCCGTGGCCCTGATGCACGCGGACGGGTATCGCGACGTATTTCTGCATGAGACGGCCGCCGGCATGCTGGAGGCCATCGACGGGATACCGCGCTCCGGCGCGCGGGTGCTGGTGAAGCCGAATCTGCTGTCCGCCGGCAACGACGGCCTTGTGTGCACACATCCCCTGGTGGTCCGCGCCGTGTGCCTGGTGCTGCTGGAGGCCGGCTGCAAAGTCACCGTGGGGGACTCCCCCGGCTTCGGTACGGCCTCGCGTGTGTCGCGCAAAATTGGGCTGGAGAAGGCTCTTGCCGACCTCGGGCTGAGCGTCATCACCCTGGGACGGCCCACACCTATGCACACCTCGTTCGGTGCGCGTATCGGCGTCTCTCGCGACGCGCTGGAGCAGGACTGCATCCTCAACCTGCCGCGGCTCAAGGCGCACAAGCAGATGCGCATCTCCGGCGCGCTGAAAAACCTTTTCGGCGTGGTGGTGGGCGTGCGCAAACCGCTCATCCATCATCTGTACGGAGACAAGGGCGAGCGTTTCGAGAGCGTGTTCGTGGAGATCGCCGACCACCTGCCGCCGGTGACGAGCCTGATGGACGCCGTGGTCTCCATGCACGGCACCGGCCCCATCAACGGAGAGCCCTGCCCCACGAGCCTGTTGGCCGCGAGCCTGTCGCCCGTGGCCCTGGATACCGCCATGTACGCCATGCTCGGCCTGACGCCGGCCAGGGTCCCGCTGTGGAACGAGGCACGGCGCAGACGGCTGCCCGGTTCGGAGACGGCGGACATCGCCTATCCCCTTGCCCAGCCGGAAGATTTCGACCTCTCCGGGTTCCGCGCGCCCGCCGAGCTCAGCCCGCAGACATTCAACCCGCTCCGGCTTGCACATGGCGCTTGCCGGCGCGTTCTCGCGCGGATAATGTAA
- a CDS encoding rhodanese-like domain-containing protein, with product MTSTVEIETYTPESLRTFMRLHKEGSYELVDVRQPEEYDQGHIPGARFIPLPQLETELSAGRSPLQPGTPTIFYCAKGYRGNVAAQMARDAGLHPIGNLEGGIAAWTGRAVPQAPRIAVFREDRDLTAMLRRAFSLEKAAYALYSDVRARARELGRESMCRLMDRIVGMELAHARQVYHHLAGRIPEPPPFETMFEVAGGDVLEGGFTVEDLAAWVDDVLDKDATCLETAELGLEIEYAAYDLYKSAALAIQNRAETGPRLPDGERDEAASIFLTIAEQEKQHGRMLLDAFDDLMAQGTIAPSPKLNHGPASS from the coding sequence ATGACTTCCACCGTCGAGATCGAGACATACACCCCGGAATCGCTCAGGACGTTCATGCGGCTGCACAAGGAAGGCAGCTACGAGCTCGTGGATGTGCGTCAGCCCGAGGAGTACGACCAGGGGCACATTCCGGGCGCGCGGTTCATTCCCCTGCCGCAGCTGGAGACCGAGCTGAGCGCCGGACGTTCTCCATTGCAGCCCGGCACGCCGACGATTTTCTACTGCGCCAAGGGTTACCGCGGCAACGTGGCCGCGCAGATGGCGCGTGATGCGGGCCTGCACCCCATCGGCAACCTGGAAGGCGGCATTGCGGCGTGGACAGGCAGGGCCGTGCCCCAAGCGCCGCGCATTGCCGTGTTCCGCGAGGACAGAGACCTGACCGCCATGCTGCGCCGCGCCTTCAGCCTGGAGAAGGCGGCCTATGCGCTTTACAGCGACGTGCGCGCCAGGGCCAGGGAGCTGGGCCGGGAGTCCATGTGCCGGCTCATGGACCGCATCGTGGGTATGGAGCTGGCCCACGCCAGACAGGTGTACCACCATCTGGCCGGGCGAATTCCGGAACCGCCGCCGTTCGAGACCATGTTCGAAGTGGCCGGCGGTGACGTGCTGGAGGGCGGGTTCACGGTGGAGGACCTGGCCGCCTGGGTGGACGACGTGCTGGACAAGGACGCCACCTGCCTGGAGACGGCCGAGCTGGGCCTGGAGATCGAGTATGCGGCGTACGATCTGTACAAGTCGGCGGCCCTCGCCATCCAGAACCGCGCCGAGACCGGCCCCAGGCTGCCCGACGGCGAGCGCGACGAGGCTGCATCGATCTTCCTGACGATTGCCGAGCAGGAAAAGCAGCACGGCCGGATGCTTCTGGACGCCTTTGACGATCTGATGGCCCAGGGGACCATCGCGCCCTCGCCAAAGCTCAACCACGGACCGGCTTCGTCATGA
- a CDS encoding transglycosylase SLT domain-containing protein — translation MATRNQLQALVAETAQRHSLPPALVCAVVTVESGWDTTACRLEPQYRYLWDVLVNAPFRRLTAAESRSEQAPSDFPAPPGLGRHTEWQHQQTSWGLMQIMGAVARERGCTARFLSALCEPEIGLEYGCLHLAHYAYACRYLERFGWAGVCRAYNGGPYAAIHATNPEYPHKVLAALGGEWPQS, via the coding sequence ATGGCAACCCGCAATCAACTTCAGGCGCTCGTCGCCGAGACAGCACAACGGCACAGCCTGCCGCCGGCGTTGGTATGCGCCGTAGTCACTGTGGAGTCCGGCTGGGACACCACGGCCTGTCGGCTGGAGCCGCAGTACCGTTACCTCTGGGACGTGCTCGTTAACGCGCCATTCCGGCGATTGACTGCGGCCGAATCCCGCAGTGAGCAGGCGCCGTCTGATTTTCCGGCGCCGCCTGGCCTGGGCCGGCACACCGAGTGGCAGCACCAGCAGACGAGCTGGGGCCTCATGCAGATCATGGGCGCGGTGGCGCGGGAGCGCGGCTGCACCGCCCGTTTCCTGAGCGCCTTATGCGAACCCGAGATCGGCCTGGAGTATGGCTGCCTCCACCTCGCCCACTACGCCTACGCCTGCCGCTACCTCGAACGCTTCGGCTGGGCCGGGGTCTGCCGCGCCTACAACGGCGGACCGTACGCGGCCATCCACGCCACAAATCCCGAATACCCACACAAGGTCCTCGCGGCGCTCGGCGGCGAGTGGCCGCAATCATAA
- a CDS encoding Crp/Fnr family transcriptional regulator has translation MPAHDTTPQSFASAEDAMEAVDLFSELEPDARSRLAAAASFVRAPAKKLLFEAGAEALGFYAVLEGRVRLYQMSPSGKEHTIHAPGPGDVFAEAAVFKGRNYPASAQVLEDSLLLFFDRHKLRRAIAGDPDLALAMLGLLAQRMRLLVTKLETLTLKEVPARLASHLLLLAAAQLPEQAGDLPEPETTVTLNLAKGHLATLLGATPETLSRALKSLASQELIEIHGRRITLLHPEGLAETAEGLV, from the coding sequence ATGCCAGCACACGACACCACTCCCCAGTCCTTTGCATCGGCCGAAGACGCCATGGAAGCCGTGGACCTCTTCAGCGAGCTCGAGCCCGACGCCCGGAGCCGCCTGGCCGCCGCGGCCAGCTTCGTACGCGCGCCTGCCAAAAAGCTGCTCTTCGAGGCCGGGGCCGAGGCCCTGGGCTTCTACGCCGTGCTCGAAGGCCGCGTCCGGCTCTACCAGATGTCCCCGTCCGGCAAGGAGCACACCATCCATGCACCCGGCCCAGGCGATGTTTTTGCCGAGGCGGCCGTGTTCAAGGGCAGGAACTATCCGGCATCGGCCCAGGTCCTGGAGGACTCGCTGCTGCTCTTTTTCGACCGCCACAAGCTGCGCCGCGCCATTGCCGGCGACCCGGACCTCGCTCTCGCCATGCTCGGCCTGCTGGCTCAGCGCATGCGGTTGCTCGTGACCAAGCTGGAGACCCTGACCCTCAAGGAGGTCCCGGCACGGCTGGCCAGCCATTTGCTGCTGCTCGCCGCGGCCCAGCTTCCGGAGCAGGCGGGTGATCTGCCCGAGCCCGAAACCACGGTGACCCTGAACCTGGCCAAGGGCCACCTGGCAACACTTCTCGGGGCCACGCCGGAGACCCTGTCCCGCGCGCTCAAGTCCCTGGCGTCCCAGGAGCTCATCGAGATTCACGGACGGCGCATCACCCTGCTTCACCCGGAAGGGCTCGCCGAGACGGCCGAAGGGCTTGTCTAG
- a CDS encoding response regulator — MPFRNDTAAKKNILVVDPEKVTRLTFESILTRAGYNVTSVGGVGRAMDAMDQNHFHLVLADLAHGKGPALDLLAVKRSMESDVPIVVVDRDENSKSADTCFALGACSYLGKPVQAQELLRVVRQVLKAYEN, encoded by the coding sequence ATGCCCTTTCGCAATGATACCGCCGCCAAGAAGAATATCCTCGTCGTCGATCCCGAAAAGGTGACTCGGCTCACCTTTGAATCCATCCTGACGCGCGCCGGCTATAACGTCACCTCCGTGGGGGGCGTGGGTAGGGCCATGGACGCCATGGATCAAAACCATTTCCACCTCGTCCTCGCCGACCTTGCCCACGGCAAGGGCCCTGCGCTGGACCTGCTCGCCGTCAAGCGGTCCATGGAATCGGATGTCCCCATCGTTGTGGTCGATCGTGACGAAAATTCCAAGTCGGCGGACACCTGCTTCGCCCTTGGCGCATGCAGCTACCTTGGCAAACCCGTGCAGGCCCAGGAGCTGCTCCGCGTGGTGCGCCAGGTGCTGAAAGCGTACGAAAACTGA